TAAAACAAAGTTCACTACAGGAGTGGGCAGAAAACTTTAAAGATCATTGGGAGAAATTCTCTTCCCTCTACCACAAACTTCTCTGGACTCCTACAGCTCTGCCACCCTGATGAGAACTTTTTGTCCCCCAGGGTATCTGTGTCTCACACTAAGTTAAGTGACACCTAATAGAAATCTTAAAATATCATAATAAGCAGTGGGAACTTAAGCAATGAAATCTCAGACTTATAAAGtgcttaaaattaaatgtaaaaaaaaattgtggacaTAAAATGTTATACTATTAAAGAGGAAAATGATTTGTTATAAACATTCTTGGTACATTTATTTCCTCAGCAATGTAGCCACAAACTTGACTAACTCAACCCAAATAACCACTGAAATAACTGAGAAACATAACATAACTTAGAAATTATGAGACTATGCTGAAAATTTACTGAGCATGAAAAAATTCAAGACTATACATTCACTGACATTTACAGAgcatatcttctttttaaaaacatttttttagttatacatggccacaatatctttattttgtttatttattttgatgtggtgctgaggatcgaacccagtgccacatatgtgtgaggcaagtgctctttccctgagccacaaccccagcccttatttatcttctttgtaaactataatttttttcagaaagaacaaaactttTTCCCTTATATATACAAAGCCACAGGATGAACTTGTTTTCTCCAATGGGTAACATTTTGAGATGAGAAACTGAtaatcataataattatacagatgAATGATGATCATTATAACAAAGTTAAaatagagctaataaattaaCATTGTAAATCAGTAAGTGGACATTGAGTTATCAgacaaatatttgctaaatatggAATATGCTGAATACCATGTTAGGTAAAGAGGACATAGAGGTAAATATTAGAAAACACCACAGTTGTCCTCTCACACAGAAATATGTTCTAGAATcaatcaaaagaaaatggaaagccaAAAGTGAATTAAGTTACActaatttaagaaacaaaagaaaatgaaaaagaaagtttttataATAGTAATGGCTAAACATCTTAGAATCAATGGGTAATTGATTAAATGCTAGAACTTCTGTTCATTTCTGATAAATTGGTATTCCTGGCTTATCAGAAATAATTAATTTCAGGTAAGTTTTGTGCAACTTGAAGACTGCCAAGATCATATATTAAATGGGTAGAAATGAAATTCTCAGGCATATATAATCCCATGACAAATACTGCAAGAGTTCTATACATTTCCACTGACAGTGTTCTACACAGAGCATGACAGGCTGCCCAGGAGCCCGGGGGCGGGGGAAGGGGTAAGAACTCAGAAATTGTAAGGCAAGGCCTTTTGCATTATTTGGAATATTGCCTCTTGTACCAATATTGTCTTGTCAATGGATACTAACTGTGATTTGATTGGATGAGATAATTAATTTGGGGTATCTAGTTTCAGATGTTATCAGTCAATTCCAAGACCGTGGAGAGACTCAATATTCAGTCTGGAGAGTGATTGGGATACAGAGCTAGTATTGTAGCATTCTATGCATGAAGGTGAAATCAAGCAAGTATATGAGATATTTCAGAGGATATAAGGAATATTGTACAGGGTTCTCTGAGCCCTGCCCCTTAGTTGTCCAGGCCTAGGTAAGAGAGGAAATCAGTGATGACTAATGAACAAGGAGAAGAAAGGCCAACCAAGagtgaaagtgtgtgtgtgaagcCCACTGCCCACTGAGTCAGTCCTTAATTAAATATGTCAACTAACATCCCATTCCAATTAGAATACAATTCAAACTCCTTTCCAAATTTGAAAGCTCCACAAAGTCTGCCTCCCTCCTATCTCACTGACTACACCTCTTTTCACTCTGCCCTTTGCAGTCTTCTTCAAGTAATCCAATCACTTTCTTTTCACATTAGCCTTCCATTTATCAAGTACTCCAAATCCATTTGTGCCTCAGGACCTCTGTGGGTGCTATTCCCTCTGCTGGgaaagttctttctttttccctgttGACTACACCCCATGTTGGTGTTATCTTTGCCACACTGATTCTATCTGAAATATGCTTTTCATTTATGGAAATGTACTTCATTCATTGATTCTGTGTCCCACAAAAACACAAAGCTCTATAACAGAACAGGCTTTGTTTTGTTCAACACTATACAATTCTCCCTCCATCCCCCAAGAACATCTGTTATATGGTGAATATTCAGTGATACTTGGGTGAACATAAACAAAGTCTCACCTGATGGACAAAAATGCAGAATGTCAACATTAAAAAActactaaaaaactaaaaaactactCTGTTCCCTTGTTGTCCTGCTTCTCCACACAGTGACCCATAGCCGTCCCAACTCCAGTCCAGCTTCTACAACCTATGGAAGACCAGAGTAACTGTATACCTTTGGGGCCATTTTCAGCTTCCTTGCTTATCCTCTAGAGGCCTTATTCTCATCATCTAAAGATCTTTTCTTCCCCAATgagattaaaaagtaaatcaatgcttaaaaaaaaatcttcaaagtcCAATGTTAGGTGCTATTGAACAAAATGAGACCATTTTCAGATTTTATCATTGGCTAGAGGTAtcagaagggaaaagagagaatgAAGAAGAAGAGAATCTTTCCATTCAGCTATTCAGTATTTATGATAAGAAAATCTCTTAAGGTCTGGTTGCTCCTTCCCTGTCTTCCCCAATGATTCAGGAAGAGAAAAGTCCCTGGCATcagaatatttcattgtgttgGTAAAAGATAAGCTAGCCATTCATGTTTGGATGGACAAGATCTCTCCCAgtaaaaaaaacatgaacttaGAGAAGACAATCAGATCCCACTGGCTCCTTACTCACAGAATTCCCACGTTTCTTAGCCTGACTATACTACGATCAAGTTCCTGGCCAAGTCTGACAAACTACAGCTCATTCTGGGCTGAGTCTTCACCATCAGGAGAAAGAGCTCCTGCTACCCCAAAACATGAAGGGAAGTGTTTCTACAACCTGATATGAAATCATAAATACAGTTTACTGCTGAAACAGTATAGGGCCCAATACATACATTCTATTCCATACATCAAGCTCACTCCAAATTAGACACATTTTAATCTAATGCAAGGCTATTTATTATCCATCAGAGTTGAGACAGAGGTTCATTTCAACTTTGAGGATGGGAATATAGTCctgaaaagacttctcccagacaAGATGAAGCTGGTACTTGAAGGGTGAGAATGAAAATACATTCAGAAAGAAAAGGACTTTTAAATAAAACCCATTGGTTATACTACAATAGTCTGGATTGGCCAGACACAGCATACCAAATTAGCACATCAAAAATGtgcagaatataaaaattatgtaattgGTGAAAGTCTGAAGCTGTCAAAGGGAACAGGAGACAAACTATGCAAAACAACCATCCAAGAAGCCCAACTTGATGGATAATTAGGAAGGTATATCGAGATCAAGGTATTTATAAATTgagtgtgtgtgttcatgtgcatgtgtatgcTTATGCACAAAAGCAAAGGATAAAGACATAGACAAGGTATGGAATAATATATGAAGAATGTGTGCTGCAGAGGCTAACTGAGATGATATAAATCAGGGATACATACAGATCTTCATATGATCCATTGTAACTCAACCTGGAGCAGTCTGATAGACATAAAAATTCTTGTCTTGGGTTGTTGGTAAGATAAAATGAAACAGCATATGAGAACACACAGAAGATCATAGTGGGTGCCATATATATGCTCCATGATTATCTCATCacctcaataaaatataattctagaATGCATGTTAAACAGATGTCTGGTTCTCAACCCTGGATGGAACCATAATTTCCACGGAAGCTATCTGGCAGGCTAGACGATTAACCCATGATGCTTATCAGGGAAAGGTAGGAAGCATACCATTATTCATTTCTGTTCCATGATGTGAAACACAGAAATTATCTCCAACAGAAGAAAATGGTTATTAAATTcagtcctctgccactgagctccagaaTCAGAAACTTGAAAACTATAATTtcacaaaaaaagtattttaagggTATGTCTCTTAATGGCATTCTTCTGCTAATACTGTCTATTCTCTCTGAGTCTCAAAgattttttattgatttgggATACAATAACAAATTGAATACCTTCACTAAATCTATTTAAGTGTTATTAAAATTGCAGCCCCATTTAATTGCACCACTAAATCAAGACATAGTACAATCTGGGACTGACATTCATTGACCATGTAAAAGTAGTTTTTCAAGGAATACATTATCAGGCAATAAATAACCACATCTCCCTTCCCACATTATAGTAAGGACAGTTTAGGAAGACAGATCCAGGGCAATATAAACACTTTCTAGAAAAGTTCTCATAAAGTTGCCATTATCTAAAGTGCCTCAGAGGcagtcagtatttttttttttttaaaagaggggaCATTTTTGGAGATCTCGATTTGAAAAGCAGTCCTCAGTGAGCATAAAATGAAGCAATACAAACCGATTTACAGATGCTGAATTGCATGCTTTCAGATGGAAAATAACCTTTTTTAATATCTCCATGTAAAAAAGACCATTTCATGATCTGCAACTAGGGAAAGAAGTCTGAAGACAGAAAAGGCAAATATTCTGGATAGCATAATAGAGGAGACCATCTGAGATCTGATGAAGTTAGGCCTGCTGAAGGTCAGTGTGGACACCAGGAACAGAGAAAGAAGGGCTTCCAGCTGCTCTGAAGAGATGTTTCCTTAGCCATCTACCTAATCATAGTACTGAGGTGGTCCTCTTACTGCAAATATGACTTGTGGTTTTAGAATCCGTGTGGCTTCTGAATCGCTAGCATTCACTAtgtcttccccatccccacccccacacaattttaaaacattacctTTGAacagcacccccaccccagcttgTTCTCTTCTCACTACCCCCAACCCTGTACCGCTGAAAATACTAAAAGAAGGcgctttgggtttgtttttggttaCTGGAAATCGCTTTTTATAGATTCTCTTTTAGGACAAAATAACAGCACACAAGAAAGGGGCTGAGTCGCCAGGAGCTCCGGAGCCAACAACCGCAAAATGACAAGTTTCTTCTCCCTTATCTTGAAAATTAACGGCAGACCAAATACTGCAATTTTCTCACTGCCGCCCTTTTGCCCCAAACTACCTCTGTGCttgttttgttaggtttaggtctcttGTGGCGGGAAGAAGGGtttctcagaaaactttccaagatAAAAGACGAGAACCTTCCAGACCCCTTGCCCCACCTCGCGTCCAGACCCTTTTACAAGAAAACAATAGTGAACGTGAAATCGAGCACCCCCTTTGGCTTCTCAGCCCACAATCTGGCCTGCGTTTGAATAGAGGGTCCCAGTGCGGATCCCTTTAGCTTCCCACCGCCCCTTGGTCCGGCCGCAGGGGCTATTTGTCTGTCTGATCCTCCCTGGCAGCTCCTGGACCTCCGGGCAGTCTCCTAGCTGTCTCCCCTGCACACCACGGCTGGCTCAGGGGTCCTAGAGCCCCCGGGCTCCATGATGCCCGCGCCTGCAACGCGCCCCGAAGCTGGCAGGATGTGTTGAGGGGCGGACAGCGCATCGTGTCCCTCACCCCCAATCCTCAATCTCAGGGGCTCCAAAGCCCGGCCACTCAGACCCCAGGCCTCCACGACCCGGGTCCAGAAGGCAGACTTCCCGCATCACCAGCCTCCCTCAGTGAAGCCAGCCAGAGAGTTACCCGCCAAGGCCCAGGCGCGACGACCGCAGAGGCGTGCGGGGATCCAGGGCCGGGCCCGCTGCTCTCCGCCCGCCTGCGCCGCTCGCTCCAGCCGACTGCTGCCTCTCCGGCGGCGCCTGCCGCATCGGGTCCCCAAGCCCTGGGCTGGCGGAAACCGGAGGAAGGTGGCGCGGGCACGATTCCTTCCCCCCAGCCCTGGCGGGGGAGCTGGAGAGGGCGCAGCGCCGCCCGGAGTCGGAGGCGCCCGCCAGCCCGCGCGCTGCCCGCCACGCCCGGGTCTGGATCCCCGGTGACTGCGCGGAGCGCCTCGGGAGCCGCAGGAAACGCCTCCTGCTCCGCGGTTGTCGCCACCAAGTTCGAGAAGAAAGGTGCAGTACAGATAGAAGCTGCGGGGCTCCCCGTTCCCCGGGGCGGCGAGGCTGGAGCGCAGCGGAGCCCCTACCTTTCCGGCGGGGCGGATAACAGCCGCGCGCCCTCTTCGGGCGTCAGGTACAGGAAAATCACCGCGAAGGGAGGGCGGGCGAAAGGCGGCGGGTGGCTTCAGGACAAGGTAGGAGGATCGGCTTCCACAGCCAAGAAGACACTCCCATCCCGCCCTGGTTTGTTTGGAAAGCTGTAGGAGCGAAAGTGAGGGGCGGTCGGGTACTCCCCTTCCCCGCCGGCCTGGCTCTCCGCAGAAATAAAACAGTGAGGCTTGTCACACCCCGCACTGTTACTTGAGGCGAGATAGGTAGTTTGGTCCCTAGCAGAAGGGGAAGTGTGTTTAGAGAGCCCCGGAATTCCCAGGCTCTGCTCTTTGGAGCTGTTATTTCAGGCAAAAGAACGAAAATGggatgtgctttttttttttttttttttcctttccctttttcttgttAAAGTAGTCCTCCTAGGGGGAAGAGTCTATGTTAATAATGTCCTCACACTTGGACGGCTctgaatgctttttaaatttcagtgtttGTCAAATAACTCATTGTCTAGCAAATGTTGAGTTCATAGCTCCAGCCTTTGGACACTGGACACATAATCACATGCAGTCAAGTGACCTCAAGAGAGTATTGCCACTGCACTTAGAAGATGGGGTGTAAGTCAAAGCTGACAATGTACTACACGCTGGAACAAAGTCCTTCACCTGTCATAGCCCTTCTGGTATTTTCCTTAATTATAAAAACAGTCCTTGGAGGTAGCTCTTGTTATTTCCCCAATTTTTCTAATCAAAACACTGAAAGGGCTCAGATAATTATTCTTTGCCCTTTCTACAAATTGCCTTTGACATAAACCACATAGATTTTGTAACTTTAAACATGGCTTTTGGGACATCGAAGTAATTAAAGAGGTTTAGGGAATTTATTCatctggctgatttttttttcagctataatttgctctttgtttcttttgagttccttattgtttttctattgttcatggtattcaaaattaaaactgtatTCCACCTCATCCCTGCCTTCCTAGACTTTTTGAAGAAATGGGCTGAGGGGAGGGGCCTTCCACTGTTCTTAGATATCCTCAGGTGGGCTGTAATGGCAACTGTTCTCCCAAACTGGTTCAAATGCTGCCTCACCTGGTggcctgctgtgtgaccttgggcaaatg
This Marmota flaviventris isolate mMarFla1 chromosome 8, mMarFla1.hap1, whole genome shotgun sequence DNA region includes the following protein-coding sequences:
- the LOC139706664 gene encoding spidroin-2-like, which codes for MKLVLEGFRSLVAGRRVSQKTFQDKRREPSRPLAPPRVQTLLQENNSEREIEHPLWLLSPQSGLPPGPPGSLLAVSPAHHGWLRGPRAPGLHDARACNAPRSWQDVLRGGQRIVSLTPNPQSQGLQSPATQTPGLHDPGPEGRLPASPASLSEASQRVTRQGPGATTAEACGDPGPGPLLSARLRRSLQPTAASPAAPAASGPQALGWRKPEEGGAGTIPSPQPWRGSWRGRSAARSRRRPPARALPATPGSGSPVTARSASGAAGNASCSAVVATKFEKKGAVQIEAAGLPVPRGGEAGAQRSPYLSGGADNSRAPSSGVRAETQ